A region from the Acidiferrobacter sp. SPIII_3 genome encodes:
- a CDS encoding transglycosylase SLT domain-containing protein, whose amino-acid sequence MPSAWRLKALGLALWALAQASNAAAPTAPWGHIPIHRDAFANRFAAEVWLADMSQRLSVLVPGRRFRVRLLEDVRYAALREGLRPRVVLAVIEVESAFNPYAISPRGALGLMQVMPFWTKRLGQPGANLFRIRTNLRMGCHILRHYLNRHRGDLFTALAAYNGSNGLPYYPDRVYRVFHARWFHQ is encoded by the coding sequence TTGCCAAGCGCCTGGCGTCTTAAGGCCTTGGGTCTCGCGCTGTGGGCGCTGGCGCAGGCGTCGAACGCCGCCGCCCCCACCGCGCCCTGGGGGCACATCCCTATCCATCGCGACGCGTTTGCGAACCGCTTCGCCGCCGAGGTGTGGCTCGCCGACATGTCGCAACGCCTGTCGGTCCTGGTCCCGGGGCGGCGCTTTCGGGTCCGCCTGCTCGAAGACGTCCGGTACGCGGCACTGCGCGAGGGCCTGCGCCCGCGCGTGGTGCTCGCCGTGATTGAAGTAGAGAGCGCTTTCAACCCCTATGCGATCTCCCCCCGGGGGGCGCTTGGTCTCATGCAGGTGATGCCGTTCTGGACGAAGCGGCTGGGCCAGCCTGGCGCCAACCTCTTCCGGATCCGCACGAACCTGCGCATGGGCTGTCACATCCTTCGGCATTACTTGAATCGTCACCGCGGCGATCTGTTCACGGCGCTCGCCGCCTATAACGGCAGCAACGGACTCCCCTACTACCCCGACCGCGTCTATCGCGTCTTCCATGCGCGCTGGTTCCATCAATAG